In Panacibacter ginsenosidivorans, the following proteins share a genomic window:
- a CDS encoding polyprenyl synthetase family protein, translating into MHSFEQLADLFKKRFETKHFPATPQSLYESCDYFLSIGGKRVRPVMCLMGNELFDEINPDAWYVATAIELFHNFTLMHDDIMDAAPLRRGMQTVHTKFGNNTALLGGDVMLVVAYDYLNKINNTYLHKVIALFNKTAREVCEGQQLDMDYEKQQSISLDDYIRMIELKTSVLLAASLQLGAILGGASEGNRQHIYEFGRNLGIAFQIQDDYLDAFGDPQKFGKDVGGDIRQNKKTFLLIHVLEAANSAQKKTLLQLMEENPADKVQRVLEIFKACNVDEWAWQLKQQYMDKAMQHLDAVAVVSSRKKSLMELANFLVQREH; encoded by the coding sequence ATGCATTCATTTGAACAATTAGCAGATTTATTTAAGAAGAGATTTGAAACAAAACATTTCCCTGCAACGCCGCAGAGTCTTTACGAGTCCTGCGATTATTTTCTTTCTATTGGTGGCAAGAGAGTAAGGCCGGTGATGTGCCTGATGGGGAATGAACTGTTTGACGAGATCAATCCTGATGCGTGGTACGTGGCAACTGCAATAGAACTCTTTCACAATTTTACATTGATGCATGATGATATTATGGATGCAGCGCCACTGCGCCGTGGTATGCAAACGGTGCATACAAAGTTTGGCAATAATACGGCATTGCTTGGCGGTGATGTAATGCTGGTGGTGGCTTATGATTACCTGAATAAGATCAACAATACATATTTGCATAAAGTGATTGCCTTGTTCAATAAAACAGCAAGAGAGGTTTGTGAAGGACAGCAACTGGATATGGATTATGAAAAACAACAAAGCATAAGCCTGGATGATTACATACGAATGATAGAACTAAAGACTTCTGTTTTACTTGCAGCAAGTTTGCAATTGGGTGCCATTCTTGGCGGTGCCAGCGAAGGAAACCGCCAGCATATTTATGAATTCGGCAGAAACCTGGGGATTGCTTTTCAAATACAGGACGATTATTTAGATGCATTTGGCGACCCTCAAAAATTTGGTAAAGATGTAGGCGGCGATATTCGCCAGAATAAAAAAACCTTTCTGTTAATTCATGTATTAGAAGCTGCAAACTCAGCACAGAAAAAAACATTACTGCAACTGATGGAAGAAAACCCTGCTGATAAAGTGCAACGTGTATTGGAAATATTTAAAGCATGTAATGTAGATGAATGGGCCTGGCAACTGAAACAGCAATACATGGACAAAGCAATGCAGCATCTTGATGCGGTGGCTGTGGTTTCTTCCAGGAAAAAGTCATTGATGGAATTGGCGAATTTTTTGGTGCAAAGAGAGCATTGA
- a CDS encoding DinB family protein, whose protein sequence is MNKQQIISRLQKNHHDFADYIRSLREEDFLFTTDNKWTAGQQAEHILRAIKPVKLAFTLPKFFLKLFFGKANRPSRTYEQLLDRYKEKLAAGGRASGRFIPQPVAFNAKEKICNEILLVNDALCKKVNSCAEEELESYILPHPLLGKLTLREMLYFNILHVEHHRNSVAMLLHRTALA, encoded by the coding sequence ATGAATAAGCAACAAATCATCTCCCGGCTGCAAAAAAATCATCATGATTTTGCTGATTATATCAGATCACTGAGAGAAGAAGATTTCCTGTTTACGACAGATAATAAATGGACAGCGGGCCAGCAGGCAGAACATATACTCCGCGCTATTAAACCTGTAAAACTTGCCTTCACGCTCCCTAAATTTTTTTTGAAGTTATTTTTTGGTAAGGCCAACAGGCCATCGAGAACTTATGAACAGTTATTAGACAGGTATAAAGAAAAATTAGCGGCTGGTGGCCGTGCATCAGGAAGATTTATACCACAACCTGTAGCGTTTAACGCTAAAGAAAAAATTTGCAATGAAATTCTTTTAGTAAATGACGCGCTTTGTAAAAAAGTAAATAGCTGCGCAGAAGAAGAATTGGAAAGTTATATTCTGCCGCATCCGCTATTAGGTAAACTTACATTGAGAGAAATGCTCTATTTTAATATCCTTCACGTGGAGCATCACAGAAACAGTGTTGCTATGTTGTTGCATAGAACTGCTCTAGCCTAA
- a CDS encoding amino acid permease codes for MSNSLFRTKNIDKILRDAATNEENAHGSGGLKRVLTLRDLTFFGIAAIIGAGSFSSLGEAVFKGGPGVVFLFIICAIACGFTAMCYAEFASRIPVAGSAYTYAYASFGELFAWIIGWALIMEYSIGNIYVAFSWSDYFTSFLHKINIHIPDYLTCSYMEAKKAFMNNSSNAELTGAWNYAPTVGSFKIIFDLPALMINLFITILVYKGVKESRNFSNVMVILKLIIVALVIGVGAYYVDPGNWLPVNDAGVASFMPNGFAGVMTAVSGVFFAYIGFDAISVMAEESKNPQRDLPRSMILSLVICTVVYILLTLVLTGVLNYRMFEGVGDPLAKIFEVKNVGWMQAFVSVAAVIAMTSVLLVFQMGQPRIWMSMSRDGLLPPAFQRIHPKYQTPSFATIITGLLVGVPILFTDKTFVLDFTSIATLFAFVLVCGGILLIPKKEKVAGKFNMPYVNSKYIFPLLIMCAVVIIKLANKDYFSALFNVTEDNASLNISTIILWIVLIILAVFSYVKSFSLIPLLGLSSCLYLLTGMTGANWAWFGSWLALGLIFYFSYGYKKSRLAQTIL; via the coding sequence ATGTCCAACTCGCTGTTCCGTACCAAGAATATTGATAAGATACTGAGAGATGCTGCTACCAACGAAGAAAATGCACATGGCAGCGGTGGCTTGAAAAGAGTGTTGACGCTGCGGGACCTTACATTTTTTGGTATTGCCGCTATTATTGGCGCAGGAAGTTTCAGCAGTTTGGGTGAAGCAGTTTTTAAAGGTGGCCCGGGTGTGGTTTTTCTTTTTATTATATGTGCCATAGCCTGCGGATTTACCGCTATGTGCTATGCAGAATTTGCAAGCCGCATACCAGTTGCGGGCAGCGCTTACACCTATGCTTATGCATCTTTTGGAGAGTTGTTTGCGTGGATCATTGGCTGGGCGCTAATCATGGAATATTCCATTGGTAATATTTATGTGGCATTTTCATGGAGCGACTATTTTACTTCTTTCCTTCACAAAATAAATATTCATATTCCCGATTATCTTACCTGCAGCTATATGGAAGCTAAAAAAGCTTTCATGAATAACTCCAGCAACGCAGAATTAACAGGAGCATGGAATTATGCACCAACTGTTGGCAGTTTTAAAATTATTTTCGACCTGCCTGCATTAATGATCAATTTGTTTATCACTATACTTGTTTATAAAGGTGTAAAAGAATCCAGGAACTTCAGCAATGTAATGGTGATACTAAAGCTTATTATTGTTGCATTGGTAATTGGCGTAGGCGCATATTATGTTGATCCCGGTAACTGGTTGCCCGTAAATGATGCAGGTGTTGCTTCTTTTATGCCCAATGGTTTTGCTGGCGTAATGACGGCTGTGAGTGGTGTATTCTTTGCCTATATTGGTTTTGATGCTATCAGTGTAATGGCAGAAGAAAGTAAGAATCCGCAAAGGGATCTGCCAAGGAGTATGATTCTTTCACTGGTTATTTGCACTGTTGTTTATATACTGCTCACGTTGGTATTAACCGGCGTACTCAATTATAGAATGTTTGAAGGTGTAGGTGATCCACTGGCAAAAATATTTGAGGTAAAAAATGTTGGCTGGATGCAGGCATTTGTTTCTGTGGCTGCAGTAATTGCCATGACGAGTGTATTACTTGTTTTTCAAATGGGGCAACCAAGAATATGGATGAGCATGAGCCGCGACGGCCTTTTGCCACCTGCCTTCCAACGTATACACCCCAAATATCAAACACCATCTTTCGCAACTATTATTACAGGTTTATTGGTAGGTGTACCTATTTTATTTACAGATAAAACTTTTGTACTTGACTTTACCAGTATTGCTACTTTATTTGCTTTTGTGCTGGTGTGCGGCGGTATTTTACTCATTCCTAAAAAAGAAAAAGTAGCAGGGAAATTCAATATGCCTTATGTTAATTCAAAATATATTTTCCCCTTGCTGATTATGTGTGCTGTTGTTATTATTAAACTGGCCAACAAAGATTATTTCAGTGCACTGTTTAATGTTACAGAAGACAATGCCTCATTAAATATTTCCACTATTATTTTGTGGATAGTATTGATCATACTTGCCGTGTTCAGTTATGTAAAATCTTTTTCACTTATTCCGTTGCTGGGCCTATCCAGCTGCTTATATTTATTAACGGGTATGACTGGTGCAAACTGGGCATGGTTTGGTTCCTGGCTTGCACTTGGTTTAATATTTTATTTTTCTTACGGTTATAAAAAAAGCAGGCTTGCACAAACTATTTTATGA
- a CDS encoding DinB family protein: MLHAFTRLKNILATVPERLSSIPNEDAAIKPSPNKWSRKEIMGHLIDSASNNHQRFVRLQIEDHVKLPKYRQNEWVAVQHWQDKEWSAILAFWQLYNEHIAYIFEKIDKTKLQHIVTLGETDFTLQFIIDDYVDHMEHHLKQVFEQ, encoded by the coding sequence ATGTTGCATGCATTTACAAGATTAAAAAATATTCTTGCTACGGTTCCTGAAAGGCTCAGCAGTATTCCAAACGAAGATGCTGCTATAAAACCTTCTCCCAATAAATGGAGCAGGAAAGAGATAATGGGGCATTTGATAGACTCTGCATCAAACAATCACCAGCGATTTGTAAGGCTGCAAATAGAAGATCATGTAAAGCTGCCCAAGTACAGGCAGAATGAATGGGTAGCCGTACAGCACTGGCAGGATAAAGAGTGGTCTGCTATTCTTGCTTTCTGGCAATTATACAATGAGCATATTGCTTATATATTTGAAAAGATAGATAAAACAAAACTGCAGCATATAGTTACTTTAGGCGAGACTGATTTTACACTTCAATTCATTATTGATGATTACGTAGACCATATGGAGCACCATTTAAAACAGGTGTTTGAGCAATAA
- a CDS encoding Smr/MutS family protein, producing the protein MKYQVGDDIVVLHTNEEGKVVEIINNKMVMVEVRGVKFPSYMDQIDFPYFKRFTEKKPIFQQKKEKKFVDDIPKEKSKPAEIKATTGVWLSLLPKFTTDEFGDEIVELFKIHLVNRTDTGYKFIYKQHFFGNPAFDLTNEVTAYHDFYLHDLSFADFNDNPSFAFEFSLITPDKKKAEFYEATIKIKAKQLFQRVEEMKKKNEPTISFQLFEKYPDKAIEDKPEVTSKISNQFAVYEAKKARQNLPAPRSVIDLHMEKLSDDWKHMSNFEILTMQLKEFEKWYELAVAHHQPNLIVIHGVGSGKLRGEIHDILKTKKEVRYFINQYHPQYGYGATEIFFQY; encoded by the coding sequence ATGAAATACCAGGTTGGTGATGATATTGTGGTGCTGCATACTAATGAGGAGGGTAAGGTTGTAGAGATCATTAATAATAAGATGGTGATGGTGGAAGTGCGTGGTGTAAAATTTCCATCGTACATGGACCAGATCGATTTTCCTTATTTCAAACGCTTTACCGAAAAGAAACCCATCTTTCAACAAAAGAAAGAAAAAAAGTTTGTGGATGATATTCCAAAAGAAAAATCAAAACCTGCTGAAATTAAAGCTACCACAGGCGTCTGGCTTTCGTTGCTTCCAAAATTTACAACCGATGAATTTGGTGATGAAATAGTGGAGCTTTTTAAAATTCATCTGGTAAACAGAACTGATACAGGCTATAAATTCATTTACAAGCAACATTTTTTTGGTAATCCTGCATTTGACCTTACCAATGAAGTAACTGCTTACCATGATTTTTATTTACACGATCTTTCTTTTGCAGATTTCAATGATAACCCATCGTTTGCATTTGAGTTTTCACTGATAACACCTGATAAAAAGAAAGCAGAATTTTATGAAGCAACTATTAAAATAAAAGCTAAGCAACTGTTTCAGCGGGTGGAAGAAATGAAAAAAAAGAATGAGCCCACCATCAGCTTTCAATTGTTTGAAAAATATCCTGATAAAGCAATAGAAGATAAACCTGAAGTAACCTCAAAGATCTCTAACCAGTTTGCTGTATATGAAGCAAAGAAAGCCAGGCAAAATCTTCCGGCGCCGCGCAGTGTAATAGACCTGCACATGGAAAAGCTGAGTGATGACTGGAAACATATGAGCAACTTTGAAATTCTTACCATGCAACTAAAAGAGTTTGAAAAATGGTATGAGCTTGCTGTTGCACATCATCAGCCAAACCTGATTGTGATACATGGTGTAGGCAGTGGCAAATTAAGGGGTGAGATACATGATATACTAAAAACAAAAAAAGAAGTGCGGTATTTTATCAACCAATATCATCCGCAATATGGGTATGGCGCTACGGAAATATTCTTTCAGTATTAA
- a CDS encoding universal stress protein: MQNNLYNILVPVDFTQKDKWATAKAIELANALHCNIHLVHVVSKNIFPLLTVEAAHFYPYDYTADLKNAQDRLHEMKEAYSQHLCGKGQIEISVLHGNEQEELAKYARLYQMDMFVKGLSKFNLLHRIISTVSISNLAKKTFIPVLAVRASGLVSHFKKIVLPLHDDHVPMRRIRLAAMLGRYFKSTIFVVSLRKENNEPGVPILSQTMEVIQSLTTIPVQSIILEGKNLATTTLNFSKKINADLIMINNKHEYYLPGLWNRVTKRLLSYNSSIPVITLEKEYE; encoded by the coding sequence ATGCAGAACAACTTATACAATATTCTTGTTCCGGTTGATTTTACACAAAAAGATAAATGGGCAACTGCCAAGGCAATAGAATTAGCCAATGCACTGCATTGTAATATTCACCTGGTGCATGTGGTTTCAAAAAATATATTTCCTCTGTTAACAGTAGAAGCCGCCCATTTTTATCCTTACGATTATACTGCAGATCTAAAAAATGCACAGGATCGTTTGCACGAAATGAAAGAAGCATACAGCCAGCATCTTTGTGGTAAAGGACAGATAGAAATAAGTGTATTGCATGGAAACGAGCAGGAAGAGCTGGCTAAATATGCACGTCTTTACCAGATGGATATGTTTGTAAAAGGGTTATCTAAATTCAATTTGCTGCATCGGATTATTTCAACAGTTAGTATAAGTAATCTCGCAAAAAAAACATTTATACCGGTGCTTGCTGTAAGGGCAAGTGGCTTGGTAAGTCATTTTAAAAAGATCGTATTGCCGTTGCATGATGATCATGTGCCTATGCGTCGTATAAGACTGGCAGCTATGCTTGGCCGCTATTTCAAATCAACCATTTTTGTAGTATCGTTAAGAAAAGAAAACAATGAACCGGGGGTGCCCATACTTTCACAGACAATGGAAGTGATACAAAGCCTTACTACTATACCGGTGCAGTCTATTATATTGGAAGGTAAAAATCTTGCCACAACAACATTGAACTTTTCCAAAAAGATCAATGCAGATCTTATAATGATAAATAACAAACATGAATATTATCTGCCTGGTTTATGGAACAGGGTTACCAAAAGATTACTATCCTACAATTCCAGTATTCCTGTAATTACTTTGGAAAAAGAATACGAATAA
- a CDS encoding HAD-IB family phosphatase has product MLTIIIPALNEENTIANVVSFCRLNKLVSEVIVVDDKSDDNTVELAETAGAKVVISGVRGKGISMKDGIDNATNEIIIFLDADIDPYPEETIAKLAQPLLIDEADFVKGTFARNAGRVTELVAKPLLNIFYPGLADFSQPLSGMIAGKKSYFKRITFFNDYGVDIGILLDMYLMKARIKEVNIGYIENKSKPWQALGKMSHEVSKAIISKAQQQNPGEQMEEAVESIEEINRQMHDVLKENLGVHHRMAIFDMDDTILKGRFIEACANKFGFTAKLHDLREEETDAMILSKRIGLLLKGRTIDELLDIVHNIPMVEDIKEVVAGLKQKGYKVGIISNSYTLITNYVVKNIDADFSYGIQLEIIEGKATGEVNMPSYFFASPDSICGHSFCKTNAMQFACEKFNVQFRNCIVVGDSKDDRCMVGHAGKGFAFCTKDELLKKIAAKEIKEPSFLSLLEYA; this is encoded by the coding sequence ATGCTAACTATTATTATTCCTGCACTTAATGAAGAAAATACTATTGCGAATGTTGTAAGTTTTTGCAGGCTTAATAAACTGGTGAGTGAAGTAATAGTTGTTGATGATAAATCAGATGACAATACGGTGGAACTGGCAGAAACTGCAGGTGCAAAGGTTGTGATAAGCGGCGTGCGTGGTAAAGGCATTTCAATGAAAGATGGTATTGATAATGCCACTAATGAAATTATTATTTTTCTTGATGCGGATATTGACCCTTATCCTGAAGAGACCATTGCGAAACTTGCCCAGCCATTATTGATTGATGAAGCAGATTTTGTAAAAGGAACATTTGCACGTAATGCGGGCAGGGTTACAGAACTTGTTGCCAAACCATTGCTCAACATTTTTTATCCCGGACTTGCAGATTTTTCCCAGCCATTAAGCGGCATGATCGCGGGCAAGAAAAGTTATTTTAAACGCATTACATTTTTTAATGATTACGGTGTTGATATCGGCATTCTTTTAGATATGTACCTGATGAAAGCACGCATTAAAGAAGTGAATATTGGGTATATAGAAAATAAAAGTAAACCATGGCAGGCGCTCGGAAAAATGAGCCACGAAGTCTCGAAGGCTATTATTTCAAAAGCGCAGCAGCAGAACCCCGGCGAACAAATGGAAGAAGCTGTAGAATCAATAGAAGAAATAAACAGGCAGATGCATGATGTACTCAAAGAAAATCTTGGTGTGCATCACAGGATGGCCATTTTTGATATGGATGATACTATATTGAAAGGAAGGTTTATAGAAGCCTGCGCAAATAAATTTGGCTTTACTGCAAAACTGCACGACCTGCGTGAAGAAGAAACAGATGCCATGATATTAAGCAAACGAATTGGTCTTTTGCTAAAAGGAAGAACTATTGATGAGCTGCTTGATATTGTGCATAACATTCCAATGGTGGAAGATATAAAAGAAGTAGTTGCAGGGCTTAAACAAAAGGGGTATAAAGTTGGTATCATTAGTAATAGTTATACGCTTATAACAAATTATGTGGTAAAAAATATTGATGCAGATTTTTCGTATGGTATACAACTGGAAATAATTGAAGGTAAAGCAACCGGTGAAGTAAACATGCCTTCTTATTTCTTTGCATCACCTGACAGCATTTGCGGCCATTCATTTTGTAAAACGAATGCTATGCAATTTGCTTGTGAAAAATTCAATGTGCAATTCAGGAACTGTATAGTTGTGGGCGACAGCAAAGATGATCGTTGTATGGTTGGTCATGCAGGTAAAGGGTTTGCTTTTTGCACAAAAGATGAGTTACTTAAAAAAATTGCAGCAAAAGAAATAAAAGAACCCAGCTTCCTTTCGTTGCTGGAATATGCATAA
- the cmk gene encoding (d)CMP kinase codes for MKKIIVTIDGYSSCGKSTLARQLASELGYTFIDSGAMYRAITLYFLRNHINWKDKKKAETALQNISLGFVFNNSTGKSDIYLNDENVEALIRDMLVSESVSDVSTIKEVRDFAVAQQRKMGKQKGIVMDGRDIGTTVFPKAELKIFMIADTAIRVERRYKELFAKDPNITIEEVINNLAMRDYIDSNREVSPLRKAEDAIVLDNSKLTMEEQLKIALKWVKEKVT; via the coding sequence ATGAAAAAGATCATTGTTACTATTGATGGTTATTCGTCTTGTGGCAAAAGCACACTTGCCAGACAATTAGCCAGTGAACTGGGATATACTTTTATTGACAGTGGCGCTATGTACCGTGCTATTACTTTATATTTTTTGCGCAACCATATAAACTGGAAAGACAAGAAGAAGGCAGAAACAGCGCTTCAGAATATTAGCCTCGGATTTGTATTCAATAATAGCACTGGTAAAAGTGACATTTACCTGAATGATGAAAATGTAGAAGCACTTATAAGGGATATGCTGGTAAGCGAAAGTGTAAGTGATGTTTCCACTATAAAAGAAGTGCGTGATTTTGCAGTGGCACAGCAACGCAAAATGGGAAAACAAAAAGGTATTGTAATGGACGGCCGGGATATTGGTACCACGGTGTTTCCAAAAGCTGAACTAAAAATTTTTATGATTGCTGATACCGCCATACGTGTTGAGCGTCGTTATAAAGAATTATTTGCAAAAGATCCCAATATCACAATAGAGGAAGTGATTAATAACCTGGCCATGCGTGATTATATCGACAGTAACCGTGAAGTAAGCCCACTACGTAAAGCAGAAGATGCAATCGTATTAGATAATTCAAAACTAACTATGGAAGAACAGTTGAAAATAGCTTTAAAATGGGTAAAAGAAAAAGTTACATAA
- a CDS encoding LolA family protein, whose product MKKVYLLLLLIIGFNGIANAQNDPNAKKVLDEVSAKLKTLKGVIANFSYTTKDRNKALKGSAKGIINIKGQKYYLKQGATEIFCDGVKVWNYNGEDEVTVADVDNEDTKMLTPQKLLSNFYDQDFTYKLISSAGPSHEIVMYPTDKRKNFKQVTVYVDKTKKMILKAQVIDKSDNIIEFSLTNVSTTAALADSKFVFDAAKHPGVEVVTQ is encoded by the coding sequence ATGAAAAAAGTTTATCTATTGCTTTTACTAATTATTGGTTTTAATGGAATTGCTAATGCACAAAATGACCCTAATGCTAAGAAAGTGCTGGATGAGGTGAGCGCAAAACTTAAAACGTTGAAAGGTGTAATAGCAAATTTTTCTTATACCACCAAAGACAGGAATAAAGCATTAAAAGGTTCCGCCAAGGGTATTATTAACATTAAAGGACAGAAATATTACCTAAAACAAGGTGCTACTGAAATTTTCTGCGATGGTGTCAAAGTTTGGAATTACAACGGAGAGGATGAAGTAACTGTAGCTGATGTTGATAATGAAGACACAAAAATGCTTACGCCTCAAAAATTACTTTCCAATTTTTATGACCAGGATTTTACCTATAAACTGATATCAAGTGCAGGCCCGTCTCATGAAATTGTTATGTATCCAACTGATAAACGTAAAAACTTTAAACAGGTTACCGTATATGTTGATAAAACAAAGAAGATGATCCTAAAAGCACAGGTTATTGATAAGAGTGATAATATTATTGAATTCAGCCTAACCAACGTAAGTACTACCGCGGCACTCGCAGACAGCAAATTTGTATTTGATGCAGCAAAACATCCAGGTGTGGAAGTTGTTACACAATAA
- a CDS encoding outer membrane protein assembly factor BamD, with product MKFFLSILMASVLLTSCASKLGKVLKSKDNEYKLKMAEQYYAQKKYVQAQQVFEDIMPYFRGSDKYEDMFYKYAYCAYNQKDYLNAESLFKTYTENFPNSTRLEECEYMRCYCYYKQSPKVELDQTATSKTISLMQAFINTHPQSSRIKDATEIMDICRAKLELKEFKAAQLYYDMGGYNYRAAAIAFSTLMDDYPDSDKSDEYKLMAIKAYYKYAELSVIDKQQERFEKVISECSDFKDRFTDSKHAAEVDSYKALAENNIKNITK from the coding sequence ATGAAATTTTTCCTGAGCATTTTAATGGCTTCTGTGTTACTGACCTCTTGTGCTTCAAAACTTGGTAAAGTGTTGAAAAGCAAGGACAATGAGTATAAATTGAAAATGGCTGAGCAATACTATGCACAGAAAAAATACGTTCAGGCACAACAGGTCTTTGAAGATATAATGCCATATTTCAGGGGTAGTGATAAGTATGAAGACATGTTTTATAAATATGCTTATTGTGCTTATAATCAAAAAGATTACCTGAATGCGGAAAGCCTTTTCAAAACTTATACAGAAAATTTTCCCAACAGTACCAGGCTGGAAGAATGTGAATACATGCGGTGTTACTGTTACTACAAGCAATCTCCCAAAGTTGAACTTGACCAGACAGCTACTTCAAAGACTATTTCTTTGATGCAGGCGTTTATAAATACGCATCCGCAATCATCCAGAATAAAAGATGCCACCGAGATAATGGATATTTGCAGGGCAAAGCTTGAATTGAAAGAATTTAAAGCAGCCCAATTGTATTATGACATGGGCGGATATAACTATAGGGCCGCAGCCATCGCTTTTTCTACTTTAATGGACGACTATCCCGATTCTGATAAAAGCGACGAATACAAACTAATGGCCATTAAAGCATATTATAAATATGCAGAGCTAAGTGTTATTGATAAACAACAGGAACGTTTTGAAAAGGTAATTTCCGAATGTTCAGATTTTAAAGATAGATTTACTGACAGTAAACATGCTGCAGAAGTAGATTCTTATAAAGCATTAGCAGAAAACAATATAAAAAATATCACAAAATGA
- a CDS encoding DNA-directed RNA polymerase subunit omega — protein sequence MNKLRKHMSANTTNVVEAKNLMEIKAPTGNLYESIAIIAKRANQINISLKEELHNKLEEFASHTDSLEEIHENKEQIEISRAYEKMPNPAILATQEFLEGKVYYRNNDDDLFR from the coding sequence ATGAATAAACTAAGGAAGCATATGAGCGCCAATACAACCAATGTTGTAGAAGCAAAAAACCTCATGGAGATAAAGGCGCCCACCGGCAACCTTTACGAATCTATAGCCATCATTGCAAAAAGGGCTAATCAGATCAATATTTCATTGAAAGAAGAGCTGCACAATAAGCTGGAAGAATTTGCCAGCCATACAGACAGTCTTGAAGAGATTCACGAAAATAAAGAGCAGATAGAGATCTCAAGAGCTTACGAAAAAATGCCAAACCCTGCTATTCTTGCAACACAGGAATTCCTGGAAGGTAAAGTTTACTACCGCAATAATGACGATGACCTGTTTAGATAA
- the coaBC gene encoding bifunctional phosphopantothenoylcysteine decarboxylase/phosphopantothenate--cysteine ligase CoaBC — MSDTTGDDQKKKKPVTKSFLIQVNMLKGKKILLGITGSIAAYKTILLVRLLVKAGAEVKVVITESAKSFVSPLVLSTLSNNEVLVDLFDEDTWANHVMLGRWADVMLIAPLSCNTLAKMANGQCDNLLLAVYLSATCPVVVSPAMDEDMWHHPSTKRNIELLQSYGNSIIDVEKGELASGLIGEGRMAEPETIVQYLTEHFFRGLALSGKKVLITAGPTYEALDPVRFIGNHSSGKMGFALAEAFYLNGASVDLVTGPTQLQTNYSGINVTKVSSAEQMYEKCSIIFPSAHIAVMSAAVADYKPIEVAPEKIKKTTEDLTIRLSKTKDILKSLGEQKKKGQLLVGFALETNNEREYALKKMQTKNTDMIVLNSLRDKNAGFGHDTNKVTIFDKEGNEFALDLASKQNIATDIVNIIIQKINA, encoded by the coding sequence GTGAGTGACACAACAGGCGATGACCAAAAGAAAAAAAAGCCGGTAACCAAATCATTCCTTATACAAGTAAATATGCTTAAAGGGAAAAAAATTCTACTCGGTATTACAGGCAGCATCGCTGCATATAAAACTATTTTGCTTGTAAGGCTTCTTGTAAAAGCGGGTGCAGAAGTAAAAGTTGTTATTACGGAATCTGCAAAAAGCTTTGTATCGCCGCTGGTACTGTCTACACTTTCTAATAATGAAGTTTTAGTTGATCTTTTTGACGAGGATACCTGGGCCAATCATGTTATGCTTGGCCGCTGGGCAGATGTAATGTTAATTGCTCCACTTAGTTGTAATACACTGGCTAAAATGGCCAATGGCCAATGCGATAATTTATTACTTGCTGTTTATTTATCAGCCACCTGTCCTGTGGTTGTTTCGCCTGCCATGGACGAAGACATGTGGCACCATCCGTCTACCAAAAGAAATATTGAGCTACTCCAATCTTATGGCAATAGCATTATTGATGTGGAGAAAGGAGAGCTTGCCAGCGGTTTAATCGGGGAAGGACGTATGGCTGAACCCGAAACAATTGTGCAATATCTTACAGAACATTTTTTCAGAGGCTTAGCACTAAGTGGTAAAAAAGTTTTGATAACAGCGGGGCCAACATACGAGGCTCTGGATCCTGTTCGTTTTATTGGCAATCATTCATCTGGTAAAATGGGTTTTGCTTTAGCTGAAGCATTTTATTTAAATGGTGCATCAGTAGATTTGGTAACAGGGCCAACCCAACTGCAAACAAACTATTCTGGAATAAATGTTACAAAAGTTTCCAGTGCTGAACAAATGTATGAGAAGTGCAGTATAATTTTTCCTTCTGCGCACATTGCAGTAATGAGCGCCGCAGTTGCAGACTACAAACCAATAGAAGTTGCCCCGGAAAAAATAAAAAAAACAACCGAAGATTTAACAATACGTCTTTCCAAAACAAAGGATATTTTAAAATCTTTGGGTGAGCAAAAAAAGAAAGGTCAGTTATTGGTTGGTTTTGCGCTGGAAACAAATAATGAAAGAGAATATGCATTAAAGAAAATGCAAACAAAGAACACAGATATGATCGTGCTTAATTCATTGCGCGATAAAAATGCAGGCTTTGGTCATGACACCAACAAAGTAACCATCTTTGATAAAGAAGGCAATGAATTTGCTTTAGACCTTGCATCGAAACAAAATATTGCAACCGACATTGTAAACATTATTATACAAAAGATCAATGCCTAA